The sequence ATTTCCAATACCAAAGCATGATGTAGCCCAGGAGAAACTGATGGAAGTCGTGTCTACCCCTAGCTTGGGCGCTGTGCTGTTGCGAGTTCAGAGCTGGTAGATTATTGGCATCATTGGTATTTCCATTTCCTACAACTTTCACACCCACGATAGACGGTCATCATGATCAAGTTTCTGGGTTCTTGGTGTGAGGTGATGCGTTTACGAAGAACAACCTACAAGTCCTCCCCTCCGACATGGTCGAACCTAATAAAAACGGTCGACTCTCACATTAATACCATGGAACATTGATTGAATAAGGAAATTTATGTTATATTTTAACTTGAAAACACAAGTACCACCAAAAGTGTAGAATTTTAATGTCCTTTTCTGAGCTGTCGCTAATGAATATAACAGGTTCTGACTGAAATCTGCCTCGAGCAGGTAGATTTTGAGCCGGCACTTAGACCTGCGTTCCAGAACTCAATCTAGTGACCTATCCTTACAATGTATATTTACCTCTTAGTTGTGTTCATATAAGACATCTCGACTTTTCATCCAGTTATTTCCGTGGGTCATACGTGCCTGCAGTCTTGATTCGGGTCTCCCCTTTCTCCGTGTATCCAGTTCATACGCCTTAGGATAAGGCCAAGAGGTTACCCGGCCAACGGTCCGCCCGCCAACAGGTTTACCTCCAACAGATCTAGGATGCAGCATCTTGGTTGGCCTAAACCCACGCCTGGTACAACCAAAAAGCCGTCTGACGGTAGCTTACACTGGACTGAGTACCAGCAAAGCTCCTCTTCtgaagaaggggggaagtTTCTTTGACCAAAAAGTGTGCCTTGAAAGCAGAAAACAGCACTCCCACACGGCCCGCATCTGATCCACGATGGCACGATTGAATACATCAAATCCTTTGACTACTGCACTTCAGCGGCAAAAAAGcttgaaagaaagaggagcaCCTGGTGACCGAACGCCAGCCCATGACTTGATTGCAGACAAGCAAGATGCCAACCACCGTTCATCCACTGGAAGTaacaccagcaccagcacccagTCCAAACCTTCATTTCAACGTCACAGTCGGGGATCCAGTTTGGTCTTCGACATTTTCTCAGAAGAGGGAAGCACGAAAGAGCACGACCCCAATCTCCCtaagaagcagaaaaaagcCCGAACCCTCAAAGCAGCCAACGTCAActctctgcttcttcctATCACCCAGACACCACGTCAAAGACCTCCTGTTAAGCTGGAAACAGACGATTACGAGAAGGAAAATGATATTCTGGAAAACACCCCAGAGCAAAACAGGGAGACGCAGAGTCCTACTGAATCAGCATCACCGACGAGACAAACGCTGTCGCGACCCCTCAGAGAAATTCCGACAGACCGCGCACCACGCGCAGACAAGAAGGCTTTGAGAAGATATGACGCGGAATCAGAGACAGAAGGAGACAGTGAGGACAATAGCTTTGACTCTCTGGATGACTTTATTGTCAGTGACAATGAAGACCCTAGTTTCCATGAAACATCAGCTTCTGAgacagaggaagaaaagcttccatcaccaccccctcctccgccatctGTCCGCAGGAGATTAATGAGAGGAAGACGACCGAGTCCTGATCTTAGGACGGATCAGACCGATGATAAGCCACTGAGTAAGCCTTTACAGCTGAGCCCTCGAATTCCTGAAGCTTTAAGATTGTCCTCAACGGTCCGGGACAACCTCAAACCAGTGTCTCAGGAAGACCGGGACCTCCATACAAAGCTTAATGCAATGACTCTGGAAGGCGAAAATTCCACATTCTCTGAGCCACAGCTAAAAACGGATGGGTAGGTGTCCCACAATGTCTTCGCAGATTGACATTGGACTTCGGCTGACACTTCAAAGCTCATTAATGAAACCCCAAAGCCTCCCGAAGGGGAACGAAGTGACAGATAAAAAGTTGCAAACACCCCCAGCAAGCCCCAGGCCATCACGTCTGCGCTCTCCAACCAAGAAGAAAGTCCGTATTCCTGCTACTCCTCATCGCGAAAGCGTTGATGAGTTCTGGAGCCAAGAGGAGACCAACCACTGGAATGATCAGTACTCGCCGCGCAAGGAAAAATCAACCAGTCGCACCGTGATTGAGTTGCTCCGAGACTTTGACGACAGCGACGAGGACAGCGGGCGCAGGAGCCGCGGGTCGAGTTCTAGCAGTGACTTGGAGCCCACGAGCAAGCTGGACAACAAGATGCCGACTACACCAAAGCCGCTTAGCAAGACGGCTATCAAGAAAGCCGAGGCGGAAAAGAATCGAGCAGCAAAGGCCCGCCGTCTATCGTTTAATAACAAGAAGGCAGAATTTGCCCAAGCCTTCCTCGAGGCCTTGGACCAAGCTGCATCCGGCGGAGAAGTCAGTCGACTTGCAGAATCGACCGGTGGCGTTACGATCACTTGGTCCAAGACTCTCAACACAACTGCAGGTCGAGCTCATtggaagggagagagagtcgTTTCACGTGGACCCAATGGGGAAACCCGGGGGATGGGCCAGATCAAACACCATGCAAGCATCGAGTTGGCTGAGAAGATCATTGACGACGAATATCGACTGATCAATACACTCGCCCACGAGTACTGCCATCTGGCCAACTACATGATATCCAACGTCCATGACAATCCTCATGGCGCCAGCTTCAAGAACTGGGGCGTGAAGTGTGCCGAAGCGATGCGTGACCACCCGCTCTATGGAGGTCAGATCCACGTGACGACCAAGCACACGTATCAGATCGACTATAAATACGTGTGGAGCTGCACCTCTTGCGGCCAGGAATACCGTCGTCATTCGAAGAGCATTGATACTGGACGTTCTCGATGTGGTACATGTCGTGGAATGCTTCAACAGATCAAACCGAAACCCCGAAACGTTTCACCCAAGAAGAGTGCAGTAGTTCCCGGTCCGAAGAAGATTTTGGAGGATGTGACGAGGGATCTTGACCAATTTGTGTTTTGAACGCGGCGATCGGCAGTCGCTGATGACTTGATGACCTGCACCGTACATGGGGGAATATTCTGAACAACGACCCTGTCGATTCAGTGTGTGCGCGTGGCTGTTGCATTTTAAATTAGCGATTGAGTTTGTTTTCCTACCTCCTTTAagcttctctccttcttcaatgTGACTATGGCAAGCTGGCATTGCTTCTTATATCCCCACACAGCTGGAGTGAGATGTCTGAGCTTAAAGAAAGTGCATCAGTCAATTTCATGTTCGAGTACTCCTCCTACTACAATCGAAGCCATGTCTTCCCTGACCTGTGGCCTCCCTGCTGACACGGTGCCATTCTAGTTGGTGTCAGTGTAACAACAGTAAAACTTGGCAGAAGTGATTCAACGCTCCGTAATCTGCGACTgcatcatcttttttttttcatattCACAATCACACAAACAAACTCCAGTCGCGAATCTCCAACTGATCAACCAGCGCGGCCACGGTATTTTCCCCAACCGCCTCTTCCCTCGACAAGCCCTGCGCGTCGCCATTTTTATCAAATTCCTCATGTGGCACATTGAAAAACATCACCAAATCAGTCTCCTGTGCCTCCAGCCTCACCAACAGATAATGACAGGTTACCTTGGAGACCTGCACCCCACCAGACGATGGCCCGTCAATCGCCGCTCCAGCCACAGCCGAGTCAGTAACAGCACCGATTGTGCCACGCCGCCGACCCGTCGTCAGAAACTGCACAATGCCCCTGTACGCGGTGACGGACGATCCAGGCGGCGCTGACCCCGACAATCGAGCCGGAACCACGCGTGTAGGCGGGGTCACGATCTGCATCGCATCGCCTTCGTCGCAGAGATCATTCAGGTGGTGCAGTGCTGCACCTTGATCGACCGTCTCCGGGGTGGTCCAAGTTGCGACACCGTTGCCTGCGGTGGACAGACTAGGATGCTGGTGGTTGATGGTGGCGAAGGTGGAGAGGGCTTCTTCTCGTGACACGCGTTGATTGATCTCCATGATGAATGTGGAGAGCGTGCTGGGAGATAGAAAGAGCTCTTGATGATCTGGGACCTCACGGAGGTCGCTGTACGATTGTCAGTCCATTTGCTTCCACGGTCTCTTTTGGAGAGAAGGTTCAATCCAGAAGCAACATTTCAAGGTAAGTATACTGACCTGCCGTCAATCCAGCCCTGTGGCACCACCCCCCGAATTGCCCCGCCGAAAAAGTCCACCATCGTGACTTGAGACATAGCGCAACCAAAATCCTATTTCTGAGGGAGAAGATTGACCTTGGTATAGGTATGAGGAACTGATTTCCGAGTCGCGCAATGGGGCACACGTTCAAACACCGAGACGCCTAGGGTAAAGTTCAAGCTCGTCGGCCCAAACTGAGAGATTTGAGATGGAGCCCCACCGGTCCAAATCGCAAATGTTCAAATACGGCCAGTAAGCTCGTTCAAGAACCTGCTGAGGAATCCTGAATCCAACACTGCCTGTATGCAGCTGGCAGCTAAGATACTGGTGAATCGAGATACGAAATGAACACTGTGTCGTGATCTGAGAGAATTTCGCCCTGTTCCAGCCGGTCGTGGACGTGCAATGGCACCGGCGGAAAGCCGTCACACCACCCGATGACGTTCACCAACAGTCGGCGGAGGGACCAGCACTTCTTGGAAGCTGGGAACGATCACCACTGTACGTGGCAAGGTCTACAgatacaaaaaaaaacccaacGAAATGAATAGTAATGGATTCAATCCTTATCATAAAAGCTGGTCATCAAGAATGAGATGCCACTACTACTTGACTAAAATTAAGAGATGAGATGGTAAAAGAGCAGCAAGATTCGCCTACTCAAAAAGTTCCTCCACATAGGAATCAAGCTCAATAATCCGGAATTGGTGACCCCATCTCGCGCGAAACTCCTTCTTGCGGTAGGAGTAACTCATCACTTGCGAGAAGCTCACCAATTCGATGTTCCAACCGCGCCGGAGAGCTCGTTCCACCATGCGCATGAATCCGCCAGAATACTCCGCGACCGCGGCATCACCGGTCGCTAGGACAATGGTCGATGGCTCGTCAGTGTCCACGATACTCTCGAGCATCTTGAGGTGAAGAATTTCGTCAACACCTTGTTCTACCCACCGCTCCGCTCCTGCGCCAACCGTTTCAGGTCCAGACGAGGAGAGACTGGTGGAACCAGGGGCCTTTCGGCCCTTGACAGGTCGTGGGGTTGTGTACTTGACTTTGTGCACACGATCTAAAATGTTGGCTTCATAACCGAGCTTTTCCGCCTCGGTAATGGCCGGCAGGCGATCCGAGCCAACCAAGACTCTTTTAGCGGCGGTGCGGCCGCGCTCCATGATCAAAGAGAAGTTGGAAAAGGACATGTGTAGACGCCGAATGCGAGTGGCAACAGGGATATTCCGCGAAACTTTTACCGAATCGTGGAAGCCCACCATAATCTGTTACTTAGATTAGCTAGGGCCTCGATCAAAAAAGGAATAGACGAATGCATTGACGTACGTTTGACATGTCGACAAAGACATGGATAGGTCGAGGCTCGTCGACCCTCCTCATAGCGGTGGGAGATCGGCCGACTTGTAGTACCAGTCGAGCATAGTCAGGGAATTCGTGAAGTAATTTTGTCACCAGACCCAGCCGGCGCTCCTCACCGGTCTTGTAGACAGCGGGTAGAACCTTGATACCTGCTGAAGTTGTGATGATATTTTGGACGATATCTGAACGGAGCATCCAATCCCCTTCATCGTAAGAGGATGGAGGCGTCTCGTCACGACCACGTCGCACGTCGCTGCTGCCTACTTGAGGCGGCACAAACGCTAAGACACCAGCTTTCTTCGTGATGGGTTGATCGAATACGATAGTGCTTGAGCTAGTATCGGAGTCTGCGCTGGTGCTAGGCTCAGAAAGCATCGGTTCGGCCTCGGCGCGGAAACCAATGTTCTTCTGTATGGGCTTAGAAttgattttcttctgtttGACATCGTTTGTCTGATGGCGGAGGTTGACTGCTTTGGTTGGGGCCGGCTCAGACCCGAATCCTAAGGCCTCGGGTCTAGTCTGGTGACGTGAAGACTTGACAGGATAGCGCGAGATTGGCACAAAATCCGCTTGGGCAGCATCAGATATGACTTTCGCGGGTTGCTCTTGATTAGAGTTGCCAAGTGCTTCGAGTTGTTTCGACAGTTGGGAATTCTGAGAGCCACTTGCAATAGGCTGTTTGAAGTGGACTGCAGATTTGGGTAGGTCACTTGACGTGCGGGACGAATGAGAATGGAAAGGTGAATGTCGGATGTCGTGGGAAGCCGGTGCCTTCTCATATAAAGTAGAGTCACGGCTAAGCAGAGACCACAACAAGCCAAAGTCCCCAAGCTTTGTTGAGGTCTCAGTCACAGGATGCGGACTGGTTTCTTGCGGCTTGACTTGTCTGGGTTGCCCCTCACTGGGGGCCTCACTGGGGGCCTCACTGGGGGGAGCACCCGATGCATGGCCATGTGGACCGGACGGAAAGCTTGCGACTGTAGGGGAGCTGAGCAGATCAAAGACTTCAGCGAAGTCCCAATTTGAGGAGGACTCGGGCGATGGCGTTGCAAGCATTGACGAGTTTGGTGGCGAGCCTTTCAAGAGGGTCGTATGTGGTTGAAAGGTTGAGGGCGAAGCAAGAATTGAGGGAGCGTTAGAAAAGACTCAGGAAATGAACGGTCAACATTCAGAGCAAGTTGCATATCGCAAaggaaaaaagcaaataTCGAGTGGTCATAGTAGAGGAAACAAATTAAAGCAAGTGTGACCATCAGAAGTCGGGTTTTGTATCAATAGATGAGTGGCGACGTGGTTGAGCGGAGACGATACTGCAAACCGAGACCGCTTGCCCCGTCGTGGGAGGCAGATCGCACTAGACCAAATCGGGTAATAAAGAGCTAAGCCGTGCGGAGACCTTTCCGGCTGAGGAAGTCGGGATTCCTCCTCAGGCATCTACTCGACCCCCACCGACCTGGAATCTTGAATGAGTCAGGTCGAGATTGCTGTGGGTAGACACGCTCGATTCGCCCCCGAGGAAGCCCAAGAGTAAATTTCATGCACTGCTCACTCCCAACTTGTACTCATTAAGTACGGCAATCTGCAGTATTTATCGATCCTCACGTGACTCTATATGCTGAAGGGTAACTTTATTCGGCAGATCAGGATCCACTATTCTATAGCTAAGCTCTAGACAGTAACATGAGTACACACTCCTCTACACTACGATATATTAATACTTGACATCCTTGCTTGCTACAAGAAGAATGCTTTACTATCATAGCAGTTCACAAGAAGAAACTCTTTCCACTACTACGAACGACTGGGCTGTCCTTATTAGTTAGTCCATGGCGTTGGTTTGTGTAACACTGCGTTCTACCTTCACGTTACAGCAAATTTGTCACTCTTAGTAGGCATCGACTGGAAGTTCCCCCTggactttctttttcatgaAAAGAGAATGGTCCAGCCCCTAGCATTAGTGAAGGCAACTCTCCGTGCATCATGTGTAAATTCCATCAAACACTTTCGTTGACAAGAGGTGTAGACAACAAGGCAGTCACGTCACATAGCTATTGTTTGTCAATTTGTTTGCCATACTGCGCGGTATCACATGGAAGCACTACAATCCGTATAAAACCTCCAACTTCCCAGgatctctcttcttcttcctctcccccttccctgTTCAACAATCCTACCATTCACATCCATCCACTTTGAAATTGCCTCCCCTGACCTTCAACTTTGAGTTTCAAAAGACAACAATTTTAAAATCAATCCCCAACATGTCTGACGCCGGCCGCAAAGACTTTTCCACTAGTATGTACCCTGATTGCCGTCTCGGATAATGCCTTTGCCGCTGATTTCCTTTTCACTACAGAGGCGAAGGAGGAGATCACTTCTGACTCCACCAAGTCTACccaggagaagatcaaggagaccGTCACCGACACCACTGACCGTGTCTCTCGTGGTCTCCAGCCTGATGACAGCAAGAGCACCCCCCAGGAGGCCTTCGATAAGACTCAGCGTGCTCACGACAATGAGGCTCACGGTGGTTCTAGCGGCTCCATGTAAGCCACACATACAAACATGCTGACTTGCCAGACAACAATCTTGTTCCCGAACAGCAAGCTAATGATTTTGATTACAGTGGAGACAAGGTCAAGTCCGCTCTCGACATGGACAAATAAACTGTCTTGACGAAGGACCTTGACACTAGGCTGATTACCTCTTCGAAACTTTCTCCGGTTACGCATTTCTTACACGTCACGGATCGAGATATTCATAGCTACAAGGGTCTACACAAGGAATCATATCGGGAATACCAAAGCAGCTTACTGCTGTGAGACAAGAGCCTTTGACGTAGAAATATTTTTTTGTGTAGAGATTCAGCTTTGCCACCACTTCATGAGTCATGAACTGATTTACCGAGCAATGCATCCCGCTGGAATGCCAACTGACTGAGCCTTTGCTCAGACTCCTTGTACTGCCTCCGTGCTCCAGCTACGTCTGTTGGAAACTCGTGGAAAGCCTTCACTTGTCTCTCAAGAGATCTCACGTCATTTCCCAAACGGACAACCTGCTCCTCTTCGACCACGACCTCCTGGAGCGTCGGGCCCTTTGGCTGAGAGCGTTCAAGCGAGGCGATTCGATCCTGATACTCGCCAATTCTGGCACTGAGTATCTTTGTGCTGCGCACCCACTCAGATGTCAAACTTTGGGTCTCTGCAGGCGCCTCATATGACGGACTGGACTTGAGTCCCTCCAGATCGTGCTGTAGCCGCTCGAGTTCCTTTCGGAGATATTGGTGCAACTCTTCCACCTTTGCTAGCTGATTCTGCGCGTCAAATTCCTCTGCTGTGAGCTCGACAATCGATTGACCAAGGCCCTGCAATGTGGGGTTGGAGGTGTGACCAAGATTGACTGCTACACCTgcgagatcttccagattgcttcgacTCGCTTCATCCAGACACAGCTCAAGTTCGTCCAAGATCTCTTCCTTCTGCCGGTCATGGGCATTTTTCGCGTCAATCACTTTGCGAGCTTGGAGGGAGTCGAGAATCTCCTTCTTTGCATGATGTTGAAGAGCAGCTTCCTCGTCCGCGGCGTCATTAGCTGCCGCCAGCCCTAAGAGTACCCGCAGGGTATCTTCATTGCGTTCAAAAGGAGGAACCGACTTCGGCGCATAGTGTTGAATGAGCCAGGAGTTCACGTAGGCCCAATCTTTTGCCTGAATTGCGGCCTGGCGAGCTTTAGTAGGGGAGGCCAGGGAATCGTCGCTGTAGGAATCCATTGAACAGTTTTTTATTTGAAGTGAGAGGAAAGTGCTGATAATCAGTTCATTTCTAAGGCTCCACACCACATCATAGTTATGCGTCGCTCCATGTGCGATAAGATACGCCGAAGGCGGTCTGTCCTTGTCGCCCACGAAGCTGTCCTTTACCCCCCACTCAGGGAGGTTCACATGCGCCAACCATCATGTCGAGTTATTTTGTTTCTGGACTCAGTCATGgctcgtcatcttcatcccccATATCTCCTCCCCAGCAAACTCAGCGCTCGACGGTGCTGTCCAATCGTCTCACGTCCGTGCTGTCGGCGTCATACGCCGACTCCGACATCCGCGATGCGCTGGAGACCCTGAGCTTACGGGGAATCCACAACACGGCCGAGACAAGACGCCAATTGCGACTCGATGTGCAGAAAGAGGTCATTGAAAGCAACGCCGAAATTGTCCGAGATTTTGGGGTTGTAGCAGAAGTATGAATGCACTCCATCTTCGTCCCAATTTCTCTAGCAGAAGCTCAAAGGCTGAGTCCCCTCCACAGCAATTGAAACGCATCGGAAGCGTCATTTCCGCCCTCAATCAGACATGCGATGAAATGCGGAAACATATTGGACAGGCCAAGCAAGAGACAGCACCCGTGCTGGAGGAGGCGACAGCGTTGAtggaacaaaaacaaagcaCCGAGACAAAGCAGAAGTTGCTGGATGCCTTTTCTAAACACTTTCTTGTCCCTGAAGATGACCTCATGGTACTGACGGCAAGTGATCAGCCCATCGATGACCGGTTTTTCGATATCCTAGCACGCGTCAAACAAGTCCACCATGAttgtgagcttcttcttggcggcgAGAACCAGCGGCTGGGCCTAGAAATTATGGAACTGAGCACCAGACACTTGAACTCTGCCTACCAGAAACTGTATCGGTGGATTCAAAAAGAATTCCAGTCTCTAAATCTGGAAGATCCTCGAATTAGCAGCTCCATTCGTCGAGCGCTACGCGTGCTAGCGGAGAAGCCGAGTTTATTCCACAGCTGTCTGGATTTCTTCGCAGAGGCGCGTGACTACGTCTTGTCGGATTCGTTCCACTACGCATTGACGGATGCGATCTCTGGCGCCACTGCGGGTGGTGCTGGAGGTGACAGAAGCGTGAAACCGATCGAGTTTTCAGCGCATGACCCGCTACGATATGTCGGTGATATGCTCGCTTGGGTGCATTCCACGACAGTGTCAGAGAGGGAGGCCCTGGAAGCTCTCTTTGTTGCCGATGGAGAGGAGCTTGCTCGAGGAATCCAGGCTGGTCTGAGCAGTGAGCCGTGGGCACGCattgatgaggacgaggaggaagtgaCGTTCGATGGGCGGAAAGCTCTCAGCGACTTGGTCAATCGTGATCTGGTTGGTGTCGCTCGGTCACTTCGACAAAGGGTTGAGCTAGTGATCCAAGGTCACGATGATCCTGTCACTTGTTACAAGGTGGTCAACCTACTTGCCTTTTACCGTACCACGTTTTCCAAATTGATTGGCCCTCAGTCGAGTCTGGTTGAATTGATGCAGGCACTGGAGACTTTTACGTTCAATCATTTTGAACAGCTGATGCGTGATCTGGCAAGTGCGCTATCTGCAGATCAGGCTGCGCTTGTTCCTCCAGATGATCTGTCGCCTCCGGAATTCCTTCTCGATGCTCTCGAGagccttctttctctcatcaAGTCATATGAAACATCAGTAGACTTGGAAGAGCTGTCAGATTCCGATGGCGAGGAGAACAGGTTCACGCCGGTGCTTCGCGTTGCGTTTGATCCGTTCTTGACGCTCGCTCGCTCCTCCTCAAATAAGCTGAAGGATCCCACGGCGCAGACCATCTACCAGACCAATATCCTCCTCGCGGCCCGCGCGGCAATTCAGCCATTTGGTTTTGCTAGCACCACGCACAATGCGCCGCTTTCGTCGGCACTTTCCACGCTTCGTACAAATCTACTTGACATTCAGCATCGGTTCCTTCTCGAAATGTCTGGATTAGAAA comes from Penicillium oxalicum strain HP7-1 chromosome I, whole genome shotgun sequence and encodes:
- a CDS encoding Conserved oligomeric Golgi complex subunit 6 codes for the protein MSSYFVSGLSHGSSSSSPISPPQQTQRSTVLSNRLTSVLSASYADSDIRDALETLSLRGIHNTAETRRQLRLDVQKEVIESNAEIVRDFGVVAEQLKRIGSVISALNQTCDEMRKHIGQAKQETAPVLEEATALMEQKQSTETKQKLLDAFSKHFLVPEDDLMVLTASDQPIDDRFFDILARVKQVHHDCELLLGGENQRLGLEIMELSTRHLNSAYQKLYRWIQKEFQSLNLEDPRISSSIRRALRVLAEKPSLFHSCLDFFAEARDYVLSDSFHYALTDAISGATAGGAGGDRSVKPIEFSAHDPLRYVGDMLAWVHSTTVSEREALEALFVADGEELARGIQAGLSSEPWARIDEDEEEVTFDGRKALSDLVNRDLVGVARSLRQRVELVIQGHDDPVTCYKVVNLLAFYRTTFSKLIGPQSSLVELMQALETFTFNHFEQLMRDLASALSADQAALVPPDDLSPPEFLLDALESLLSLIKSYETSVDLEELSDSDGEENRFTPVLRVAFDPFLTLARSSSNKLKDPTAQTIYQTNILLAARAAIQPFGFASTTHNAPLSSALSTLRTNLLDIQHRFLLEMSGLETLLKALEPFSQKSNEEMQMEKNLPGQPEKQKFQLADLTKLAAFQPEALVASSQQLDDFLPSALMDATDHLKRIQSASLVQSVTEDAVEAFCRDFEFVEGMIIAADEARGATHLSLGTGGSMISGRSGRSSRRPGAGGEENGDARDDQWSLRALFPRTTGEIRVLLS